The Cryptomeria japonica chromosome 9, Sugi_1.0, whole genome shotgun sequence DNA segment TCTTTCCACTTCTGAGCAGAAATTTCAATTGCACAATTGTGTATAAAAGCTTTCATAATGATTTGGTCATAGTAGTGTTTTTTTAGTCTTTAAAGATCAATTTCTTGCATATTTCTATCATTCATTTGGTTGGTAGTACTTGCTTGATGCTTATTGGGAAAATAATTGATTGTAGCACTACAACtaatttttatttctcttttcacttcttaggatttgtttcttcttcttcttacatCTGCAAGAGATCCTGGCATAGTACCTCGTAATGCACACCCTCCAGAGCCAGATTATGAGTCTGATCAAGGATGGGGAGTTGATCGAACACCACGATTGAAATTACCACGTACAACAGATGTGGTTGTAAATGGGGTTACAGTGAAGAGTAAGTACTGTGACACTTGCATGTTGTATCGTCCTCCTCGTTGTTCACATTGTTCTATCTGCAACAACTGTGTTGAGCGATTTGATCATCATTGCCCATGGGTTGGGCAGTGCATTGGCCAAGTATGTACTTTTTCTTAGTGTCCAATGATTTAACACTTCTATTATGTAAAGAACTGACTGTTTTCCAAGTTTGTTGCACTAGGGAAATACACAAGATCATGAATATTAAAAGTTAAACCaactatattttttttctttattaagaGTTTATAAAGTTGTACTGTACTTTACATACAGAGATTTGTAGAAGCATAACACTTTTAATCAGTTAGCCATAGCTTGTTCTATTCTATGTACAAATAACTTGATCAGGAAATTAATCTGTAATAGCCAAATCAGGTGAGGTAACATGGAGGTTCATGCCTTTATTATACTGTATTATGCTGATATCTGAATGATGCCTCTTCAAAGGGGAACATTAGATAAGCGATCTGTAATTCCTATATTTGAAAGTAAGCTCTGAGGTCCCACTTAAAAGCCCCAACCTTTCTTATTTTTTAGAATGTGTATTGTAAATGCCTTCATTCCCTGTCTCAGATTGACATTAATAGAATTCGTTTCTAATTGTTAATGATTATTTATAAGGTTTTCATAAAATTCATGGGACAACTTGCATTATTGTTTGGTCAATGTCTTTTATACATGACATCTCAGACACACTTCGATACATTTAATATGAATTATACAGTTTCTGTCAGAATTTTCTATATTTCCATCCTATTTCATCCAGCAATTACTTCCATGCTGTGTTTTTCCAAGTGGAACTTTTGTTTTAGTCACACACCTTATGTTAATTTCAGTTGGTTGAGTATAGCTAGGTTAGAATTATTTTCTAAAAACATTTTCTAAGAATTTGATTTAATTTCTAGAATCGCATGTTGCACCTTATGTGCAAGTTGTCATGAATTTCACGTGCAAGTTGCATATCCAAACATACACATTTACTAGGGTGTTCATAATCTATAAATAGAATACCTTCCTTACTCAATTTGTATGAATAAGGATAAAAGAAAGGtgagaaattgttgagaaattcCATGAGAGGAACTCATTCAAGAAAGAGGTAATCTAATTTTTTATTGTCTAGAGCTAATTTTGCCTTTGAATACAACAGTTTCTTGTATGGTTCTATGCAAACATATGATCTTGGTGTTATGACAAACTAATGTTGTTCTAACTCCCAAGGTGCATCCACAGATTTTTACTCGAGTCTTAACTATGCTAGAAAGATAAAACAATTGTATTCAAAGGTAAAGTAGCACTAACAGAATACAAATTAGGACCACTTGCTCGAACAAGCTCCTCTTGTGGAATTTCTCAAGAATTTCTCACAACTTTTGTAGTTTCCTCAGCAACTCAGCCAACTAACAATCGAATTTCATGCAGTTGATGTCAGCTATTGGTATTGGTTAATGTATTTATTAGTCAATTTTCTTTATTGCATGTCTGTATATAATATATATCCTCTTTACTTCAAGAACACTTACATTCTATTAATCTTTTGTATGCAGCGCAACTACCGGTACTTCTTTATGTTCGTCTTCTCAACAACCATATTGTGCATCTATGTATTTTCCTTTTGCTGGGTGCTAATTAGGAAAATCATGGAGGAAGAGCAGATTGGCATTGGGAAGGCAATGCTAAAAACGCCAGCATCAATTGTACTTATAGTCTATACCTTTATTGCAGTTTGGTTTGTTGGAGGGCTGACTACATTTCATACTTATTTAATAAGTACAAATCAGGTAATATTTATATGTTTTATATAGTTATTAGAAGGTTTCCCCTCTGTTGCTTTTCTCTCTGTAGCCTTCTTGTTTTTGGTTAAAATATGTTCATTTTGGAGCTTTAGTTTTTCTTATTCAGTATGGCTATAGGACAAAGGCATTAGTTTTGTTTGTTCATGGAGGTTTGCATCTGGTATATTGCAGACCACTTATGAGAACTTCCGATACCGATATGATAGGAAGATGAATCCCTATAATAAAGGAGTGCCACTAAACTTCAAAGAAATATTCTTTACAAAGATGCCCCCTTCAAAGAACAATTTCCGAGCAAAGGTGCAACAAGACTCCACAGGTTATGGGTTAGTTACTCCTTCAATAGACAGAGATAGTTTCCATGCAAAAATGGGCAAAGGAGGTAGTGACCTTGAAATGGGTATTAAGCCTTCATGGTCAACTGTTGAGACTGGAGCTATAGAAGATTCACAGGTCCAAGGTCTAGAAGGTGTAGACACAAGAAGTGTAATGCAATCAAGACGGTCTAGTTGGGGTCGCAAAAGTGGAAGCTGGGAAATAACACCTGATATTCTTGCCTTGGCTGCTGGGGTTGGTACCGAAGGCAATCGTGCTGCAACCAAGACTTCACCAGGAAACAACGAGTGATGATGATCAAAAACCATGAAAACGTCATTTATCATTAGGCATAT contains these protein-coding regions:
- the LOC131073982 gene encoding probable protein S-acyltransferase 7; the encoded protein is MYVAPPPQSSVGSRQGRMDEVPVTKRVYQIWKGSNRFFLSGRLIFGPDVRSLAMTLCLIVIPVTVFCSLVASKLVNKFPHHLGIFIMAIAIIFTIYDLFLLLLTSARDPGIVPRNAHPPEPDYESDQGWGVDRTPRLKLPRTTDVVVNGVTVKSKYCDTCMLYRPPRCSHCSICNNCVERFDHHCPWVGQCIGQRNYRYFFMFVFSTTILCIYVFSFCWVLIRKIMEEEQIGIGKAMLKTPASIVLIVYTFIAVWFVGGLTTFHTYLISTNQTTYENFRYRYDRKMNPYNKGVPLNFKEIFFTKMPPSKNNFRAKVQQDSTGYGLVTPSIDRDSFHAKMGKGGSDLEMGIKPSWSTVETGAIEDSQVQGLEGVDTRSVMQSRRSSWGRKSGSWEITPDILALAAGVGTEGNRAATKTSPGNNE